DNA sequence from the Eulemur rufifrons isolate Redbay chromosome 6, OSU_ERuf_1, whole genome shotgun sequence genome:
TTCCATATAATAGGAAGGGCAGCTTATGAGCTCAGCATCAatagttttcagttcttttaggaGTCTTTTAAGAAATTCTGTATCACCAAACAATAGCTACTCTACATGCTCTGAACTAGGGATCAGTATATCTAGTGTTTCTCTTACAAGCAGGAACCAAGAAGTGGCAGTGGGGGTGCACTCTCTTGCAATCTCAACTAATGactcttttgtaaaatgtttgtTTCCTGTTCCTGCAACTCTGGACTCTGGTTGATTTAGGGCCTTTGGGACCCAAGGGAGAAATGATTCTGCCAGGGGGCACAATAAAGATTTCTCTAAATCATGAGCTGAGATTATCAATGAGCCATTTGTTACTCCACAGGCCACTGggcaagaaagtaaaaagagagTCTTACTGTTGGCTGGGGTGATTGATTCCAATTGTCAAGGGGAAATAGGATTGCTCTTAcccagtgggggcagggagaaatATAAACGAAACCCAGGGAATCCTCTGGGATGTCTCTTCTTAATATTATATGCAGGTAGTTAAGGGGAGACAGGCTTCTGGTATTTGGATTCTGACCCTCTAAAGATAAACTAAAAAACAGGAAGTTAAAAAAGTTTTTagggctgagcgtggtggctcacacctataatcttagcagtctgggaggctgaggcgggcggatcatttgagctcaggagttcgagaccagcctgagcaagagcgagaccctgtctctactaaaaatagaaagaaattagctggacaactaaaaatatatagaaaaataaattttttttaagtgttgaaAAGCTAGCAGTACAGTGAAGAATTACTGGGCCAACATTTAGAAAGCTAAAACCCAGAGAAGTAAGTCCAGCATTCAAAGCAATTTTTCTCCTGGGGGCATTTACCAATCTGGAATATATAACCTTGAAATTAAACTGTAGTTTGGCAGTCTTTGGGGGGGAGGGACAAAAATCAAAACCCAGAGCTTTCCCAAAGTAGGAAGTCAGGTACCCCACGACTGACACATATATGCTCTGAGATACAAGTCAATTTCTATGAACTTGTAGCTCAGAATCCTATTATCTGGATGGTCCAGGAAAGCTCAAGTCTTGAACTTGGATTAAGGTAGACCCATTTTTATAATGTCCCCATTCACCTGATGAAGGCAAGCATATTTGGTACCAAGTAATATCCTTTCTGGAGGAATATACTGTCATCCTAGgcctcaaattatttaaaaaaaaattttttttcagatatagtATCCAACCCAGAGTCAAAGATATTTAGgcacacaaagaaacaagaaatcttGCACAAGAACCAGTTCAAACAATAGAAAACACAAATTGACACACAAAGACTTAAGATACTGGAATTTTCTGGTATCAACCATAACATAACACTGCCTACtgtgtttaaataaattagagaTAAGGATAAAAATATCTGGAGGAAACAAGTAAAAAGTGccacaacaaaaatttaaagaaccacgtagaacttttaaaattaaaaaatacagtaaccaaaacTAAGAACACATGAATGAATGGGTTAAAAGCAGATTAGACACAGCTGAAAAGAGAACAAATGAACTGGAAGATAGTATCTTTAATATAATATGAAAagtcaaaagaacagaaaatacagaatTTAAGTAGAGACATAGAGGATATAATGAGAAGTCTAACACACATTAATTGGTGTCCCAGAGgctaaggagagagaaaggggcagaggcaatatttaaagagaaaatgactactaatttttctaaaaatgatgaaatacacCAATCCCAGTAAAGCCCAAATAAGCTAAATGAACACTTAATGGAAATAAATGCTAAAGTATTTGGTTTGAAGTatcatgatgtctgcaacttacttttaaaaggtcagaaaaaaaacatatatgcaAAGAGATAAAGCAAAGAGGCAGGATAGTAATAATTGATAAATCTAGATGAAAATATATGAGGAGTCACTGTgctattcttttaatatttctgtaagtttgaaatgtttcaaaacaaaaagttttgggGAAAAGCAAACTCTATACAGAGAGAGCCACCAAGGggtcagattttaaaaataaaagtctgggATACCTCACCTACTAAAGAACCCTGAACCGCCAAGATGAAGGCTGAAGGCAAAGAGAATATGAACTGGGTAGTGAAGGAGGAAAGTTATTTATACCAGTTTTAGCTTTCTTGTAGAAAAAGTCTGTGGCTtctacataatatattttttctaactgAGTCAagcatattttttatatattctaattttccattattctctctttccctctgctcCTATATAGGATGTATTTGGTGGTAATTAACTTTACAGTATAGTTCATAGGTTGCAAAATATTGAGATGGGCTGGTAAGGGAATTGCAGGAGGATGGACATCATCCCGAAATTCTGGACTTGGGAGTGGATGTGATAACAAGACTTTGAGTTGTCTCCCTTGGGAAAGAGTGAATGTGTTTTTGACAGTAAGAGGGATAGATGCAGTATACTAGGTAGGCTAGATACGTTGTTGCTGTTTTTTGAAGAGTGCTGGAATGAAGACATACATGGATGTTGGACATCTAAAACAGTGGACTGTAGgaacatttgtcattttgttgGCTGTCTAACAAcaaattttctcccttttttgagGAATTCCTTTTGTGGGTAGTATTTGTGGGACATAGTATCTAGACAAGCCTAAGAGGGAGGGTCTTTCTCTCTACCTATAGCTACCTTGGTGTAAGGAGGTGTCCGAGCTCAGTTAACCTGATGCCTCAGGTTGCCTACCTATCTACCCTGATGCGGCAGCCCCTAGTGGTTTCCCAGGGCCATTTGGCTGGTGCCTGATGCAGGGTAGGTTGAGAGGCGTCCCAGGGACTCAGGGCAGGAATGTCCTTCTGTGGCTACTCTGGCCTCAGCTCAGGTCCAGGGTGAGGTGCTGCTTTCCTCTGGGTGAAGCTCTAAGGAAGGTGTCCATTTTTCTTGTCTGCCTTTCCCCAGGCAGAAGAGGACACACCACTCAAgcgctgggggggggggggggggggggggggcggctacAAGCAAGAAGGTGTGGCTCTTCAGCTCCCCGACCCTTTGCCGTCACAAGTGTTACCAGGGCCTGAAACTGAACCCCTGTGGAGGCAGGGGGTTGCAGTCACATACAGGATTTGGGTcccacagacctgggttcaaatcccactccAGATAGTATGTCAAATCTCCAAGCTCTATATGATggcaaaaaatacaaatgaaaaacaaaagccttggtggaaatgtaaaataatgcaggcaatatgaaaaacaatatggctGTTccttaagaaagtaaaaatagaattattatgtgatccagcaattccacttctgggtatataccccaaagaactaaagtaggatcttgaacagatatttgtacacccgtgttcatagcagcattattcacaatacccaaaaggtggaagcaaccgaAGCGTCCATTGACAGGTGAATGGATAGACACAATGTGGtacgtacaatggaatattattctgccttaaaaaggaagagccaggtgtggtggctcacacttgtaatcccagcactttgggaggccaaggcgggaggatcacttgaggccaggagctcaagaccaacctgggcaacatagtgagaccccatctctacagaaaatacaaaaattagctggtcatggtggtgcacgcctgtaatcccagctactcaggaagctgaggcaacaGCTCCCACTGCCTCAGCGCCAGCCTGGCCAGCAACAGTGTTTGCAGCTGACACCCAACTGTCCTCCAGCTTCATAGTCTTGTCCCTCCTGAGCCCCAAGTTCTTTTGTTAcacattgtaaccatttttaataCCTTCCATATGGCAATTAATAAGTATTATCCCTggtggggtgcggtggctcacacctgtaatcctagcactatgggaggccgaggcaggaggattgcttgagctcaggagttcgagaccagcctgagcaagagtgagaccccgtttctaatttagaaaaaaataataataaataaatgttatcccTAAATTTCCCAACAACCCTGCAAGGTAGTTATCATCGACTCCTTTTTAGAGATGCGGAAACTGAGTCCACACAGGCTCAGTCCGTCTCAGAGGTCTGTGCTCTTCTGCCATATGGCGGCTCCACTCTGTCATTCACTCTGGTGCCACCTCAGTGCCTTTGCTAATGCATGAGCGTAAGGCTGTTAGctcatatttggctcagaatccCATGTGATCACCCTAATGTGCCCTGAcaccacctgcccctgcccccaggcatTCCTGATCACActgttttcttcatagcatttaccaCTGCTGGAAATCAtttcttatttacaaatttaatatccttctccccactagaatgtaagctccaagagAGCAGAGATCACATCTGCcttgtatccccagcacccagagccATGCCAAGTACACCgtagttgctcaataaacagCATGGATGGTCTAAGCCCACCGATCACCGTGGTCgatccctcccagccccaggccggCCCTCCCTCCTGCGCgcttccctccctgctctgcagCTCTTGGTCCCTTGCACACATCCTGTGGCTATTCTTTTACTCTTGGGTCTCCCCTGACAGACCCCAGAGGCCTGGGCAAGGATTGGacccaggcctggcacagtgcctcacCTACCCCAGTGCTCAGCCACCTCTTGCCAAACAGCTGAATCGATGTCGGAATATCCACATTGACACTGGTTTGTTCCTGCTTCGTCCTAACTGTGGGCTCAGAACCAGGTGCAGCCTTCTCGAGGGGAGGGCCTGCCCTCCGCAAAGCCCTCTGGGGCTGGAGTATCCCCCAGGTGATTCCACTGATCATGGAGACTGGCCTGCCCTTGGGAGGAAACCTGGGACAAGGGTACAGGGAGCTTGGCCATTAGCAGCAGCGTGTTTTATTGCAACCAGAATCCTGGTTCTGTAGGGAAGGGATGGAGCAGTGGATAAGGTAGGACACCTCTGGTCACCGACACCATACTCCCAGTCCAGGACGAAGCCAAAGGTCTGGAACAGCCTGCCCACTGCCCAAGCCCTTGGCTGGCTGTGCCCTGCCTCTTCCCCTGTCCCCCAGTCAGGGCATCAAATGGGGCTGAGGCggaagagagggaaaaggggagTCCATTTCAGCAGAGCCTTCATCCAAGGGGCCCGGGGGAAGCAGTTGGTGGTGGGGGTCCAGGTGGCCCAAGATGCCCAGGGTACTCTGGGCTGACTTCCGCACGTGTCCTTGGGAGTTGTTAGGGAAAGCGCTGAGGCACACGCTGCCCgtagggagaggaaggggagggagggaaacaaAGGCTCAAAATGAGAATCACTGGCCAGTGACCACACAGGTAGGACCCTGGGATCCTGACTCCTAAGCCAGGGCTGTGTCCACAACCTGCCTCCCTGGCGTCACCCCAACCTGGGCACCCAGCCTGGTCAGCTGCAGGTCCTACGTGGGGATCTGCATGGGGTCCAGGTCCTGATCCATGATCTGGAGGACGTCATCCAGAATGGAAGGCCCCAGGTCCACATGCAGGGACAGGAGGGAGCTGGCATGGGACAAGAAGGGATCCTCGGCCCCCGTCTCGGGTGTCAGCCCATTGTGGGGCGAGCCAGCCTCTGGAATCCTCCAGATGTCCACGCTCCCAGCCTCCTGTGGGGAAGGCTGTGGGGAGGGCTGAGGGGTCTCCAGGTGCAGGCGAGGGGGTTTGGGTGGAGCCTGGGCTGTGGGCAGGGTGAGGGCCTGAGGCCCCCCGATGACAGGGAGGGAGATGGCATTCTTGAGCAGAGGGGACGGGCCATCAGGGAGCTCCCGCCCACATACCGTGGTGGTGCGGGTGAACTGGAAGGGGAGGTCGAAGGTGCCATCCTCCTCAGGCCCCTCAATTACTGTCCCGGGCAGGAGGTGGAACTTGCCCTGCAGGAAGGAGATGTCACCGAACATGTCgctgccaccaccactgccaaTGTGAATGGTGTGGCGGAAGTCCCCCAGCGGCGGGCTGATCATATCTGAGGACAGCAGGTCCCGAAGCTTCTCCTTCTTGCCCTTGCGGCTGCCACGCTTCAGATAGATGGGCACCTTGGTGGACATGGTGACCTCACCTGGCTGGCCTGGCTGCGAGGCCCAAGACGGGTCACCTGCTGAGACCACAGCCTCCTCTCAAAACTCTCAACCAGAAACACTTGCTCCAGAGAGTGCTTTTCAGACACCAAAAACTTGCCAAAGGGCTCAAGACTGGACTATAGACGTGACCAAAGTTGGCTCAAGgaattaggaaaagaaagattaaagaTCAATGACGTCAGAGGGCTGAGATAACAAAAATCACTTTCTCCCCACAGAAGCAGGGAGTCTTGTAGGCAGCAACAGGCTTTGGTCTTGTCCCCGAGAATTTCTTTCTGGTCTGGGGCTGAGGAGCTGAAACACAAAGCGTACACGCAAGTCAGGGACAGAAGGACAAAAGTCAGAAGCATCTGTCTTGTGTCTGGGACCCCTGCATCAACCCTGGGAGTCCAGGGGGGCCTCTCTCCTATGAGGGAGCCCTGGTGGAAGAAGCATGGACCCACTGTATCTTAGGAACTGGACCCTCGGTGCCAAGCCCCTCCCtttacatgtgaggaaactgaggcccaggaaccCAAGTGATAAGCCCAAAGTCACATACAGAGCCCTGCTCTGGTCTCTTGCCCTGGATCTGGGCAAGATGGAGCTCATCACCCTCATATGAGTACTCACTCCCTACCCCGCCCACTGTTGCCATCAATTGTGCCCCACAACACGATAAGTGCCCATTTGTATGGGTGTCTCACAACTCCCTGCTCAACCAAGGACAAAGAGCTTGTaacctctgtctctccctgcccaggcctggcactCGGCTAGACACACAGCAGGTGTTCAGCCAAGGGTGCTGAATGGCTTGCACCTCCCATCTGGCCCAGCACGACCCAACTGGAGGTGAGGTCacctcagtttcccttttctcctcctccaggtTCAGAACTCCTTttgggcaggggctgggtctAATATAGTCTCTggccctcctcccttccccagcaaCCAAAGAGAAGGTGGAGTGAGAAGTATAgatatttgggggaggggggcgctCTGCTTTGTACCTGGCATTCTTCTGAGTTCTTTGCAAACACATCTCAATTAATCAACACAACCACCCTACAATCAACCCCATTTGAAAATTAGAGGTATCAGACATTTTGGAGGGATTCCCACAAGACAttacagagagaaagaagcaaaatgcAAAAGGGTAGCATAGACAATGCCATTTATTGAAGGCATCGACTACCCCTCCTTCCCCCCATAGATGCATATGTACCTACACACGTACATACGTATACGGGCCTGTGTAGGATTCCATCCTATATAACAACAGAGAAGAAATGTGGAAGGCCGGCACTAGGTTGTCATATGGGCTACCTTGATGGGGTGTGGGGTCACTGACAGGGAAGGAAAGGTGTCCTCAGTAAAAATGATTTGCAATATTTGGTCCCATTACTTTGCATGATATACGTGtatgatatatgtaaatatgcaAGGATAGTGGCCCAAATGTTAATGGTGGTTATCTCAAAGTGGTGGAATTGCAGGttgacttttcctttcttgttcaaGCTTTTATAAACTTGAATTTTTAGTAATAAGCATGTATCATTTATAAGCACATATTATTTATGTacccaggaaaaaataaagctatttttttatttcagcatattatgggggtacaaaagtttaggttacgtatattgcccttgccccgcataaagctatttttaatgtGGAAAAATGAATACACTATGAAGGGATGTCATCCTAGtttaacagaaaaaggaaatggagcAGGCACCTCGTCTGGGTGGGGGTGCAGGTGAGGGATGCACCTTAGCTCAGATGTAGAATCAGCATAAAAAGCAAgactggcgtggtggctcatgcctgtaatccccacaCTGGGacgcgaggcaggaggatcacttgagctcag
Encoded proteins:
- the CDC42EP2 gene encoding cdc42 effector protein 2 translates to MSTKVPIYLKRGSRKGKKEKLRDLLSSDMISPPLGDFRHTIHIGSGGGSDMFGDISFLQGKFHLLPGTVIEGPEEDGTFDLPFQFTRTTTVCGRELPDGPSPLLKNAISLPVIGGPQALTLPTAQAPPKPPRLHLETPQPSPQPSPQEAGSVDIWRIPEAGSPHNGLTPETGAEDPFLSHASSLLSLHVDLGPSILDDVLQIMDQDLDPMQIPT